In Plutella xylostella chromosome 4, ilPluXylo3.1, whole genome shotgun sequence, a genomic segment contains:
- the LOC105380994 gene encoding patronin isoform X5, with amino-acid sequence MVAMVASASGYGTLRRFLSAPEGQQEAPVPSASIAVSSKQRASIKWLLSKAFNNRVPDNLQEPFYRDHEDQEHLKPPIVGGLANAELYCLALANMYSEPNYHSLNHWNILQTMARKGVTIVDPPDCPLTETQLIQNNPLRMSAHMTVIESLMSLYAREVVTLDRVAAAAQRFGAYQPPAPGSGVPHEDGLVCWVNAAAGKLNEAEPDPSSHVPMVKNLQDMCDGTALAALISFYCPDALPRSQVRVGRMVSIQDCLHNLMLVHRFCSEYLPHNIFHMLPEDVTYMRGSMRQNLIAMLADLFNMLEVHPVKCVKNPTAEAGECNEHGVRRSRRLPPPPPLGIPDLRPGADLGEPFAVARPGSGAARRGRSACSTPERRSCSPQREHFVVHRGRGVTTLATVARLEDADPNLTAAGRPSNYGEVREVPTGRRSRRSSISDDSQLTVENFGGSQERLHFAGRHPAKELATVGPQRKISAPAGPVAVDYNPPLRSSRQDIRGSIQFFHGDFQNGSSHDDKPARQNPQTNDTEPYYPIKRQLSSDAITLKQNYSSFSSKGGGDGFFLNNRDSTDGDASKMSFADVNRGRSNGDQGHQQSEVPGRKALQFSPAHAAPPAAAVTTWQQQYMQQELQPNGDDALSSDDTSAGGAMAAQLNNIRLKLEEKRRRIEQDKHRMELAVNRQRQQLGQQAFLQAVTRGKGGKERADEGAEVKDEPPRTQDIPDHQSQAESAALEQYHQSIAKMNSSLQDIQSDIARLASQQSALQQQQQTQLQQQQQTALQQQQSQLQHQLAQLQQQQQAAKQLFTPPPASPFQPPLAYQPNIPQLHSQFSSQHNVSRLNTAFGSTPHIPDYQPDYRPDYQPDYRDVQYGGPGQFYLHEAQQQQPQRRTWAQHAQINQENAELRGWQLHQQQQQTQQQQHNQQQHQQSLAHAPEPPRWASPDHNQGFVLHDRTNQPFQVHYNNSERFQNGTDQNHLSYTVINNQQYSQSPPNASPIRRAKTPQRQGSLPEVRRPESVSLQQLQKPQTQAIQDDMEPQNISFIGNAEDDALRQGINRLNISSGTRTYRIPSPTRPSLNRNSFQQMEQEEEDKVEKGFYISFDNEAPKRPKPPLRAKRMSPKKERNPSEYQMEFQPPERRSPSPQWEPRLQHKEEMFPVHRAGETRANDTRAGDNRVGDTRVGDNRDRMERVEPAALVIGDNPDPKPKTAQQNSAEEMERKKERIMLLSLQRRQRAEEARARAEAAAAARRARDEQVAEEKAARKEEQARRRELILQQYKLKKAIEEAEREGKTLDKTEYIESIRAAGGVVPQQSAPSSGARLRHKPAAARARPKTIHVDSGALQAAEGMLASKQPSSTNLTAGGTMRRDYYRGSQDSLAERAGLYRDSPVEERGATSPGSASSAPLGRRGSCKTSRERVEEPPARSRSRYGTYQNNFKAGRKSSSLMNLCDSGLGRATPPRRAASPGVRTLASPAGSGPGSGPGSLPGAIGKRRNNHSDDNSDASSQHSSIMDYSGPRLYKQPATKSNRGIMLNAVEYCVFPGAVNAEAKRRVLEEIARSESKHFLVLFRDAGCQFRALYSYCPDSEQVTKLYGTGPKHVNDRMFDKFFKYNSGSKCFSQVHTKHLTVTIDAFTIHNSLWQGKKVQLPSKKDMALVI; translated from the exons TCGAAGCAGCGGGCGTCGATCAAGTGGCTGCTGTCGAAGGCGTTCAACAACAGGGTCCCGGACAACCTGCAGGAACCCTTCTACAGGGATCATGAG GACCAGGAGCACCTGAAACCTCCCATCGTGGGCGGGTTGGCCAACGCCGAGCTGTACTGCCTCGCGCTCGCCAACATGTACTCGGAGCCCAACTACCACAGCCTCAACCACTGGAACATCCTGCAGACCATGGCCAGGAAGGGGGTGACGATAGTGGACCCGCCCGACTGCCCGCTGACGGAGACGCAGCTGATACAGAATAACCCGCTGCGGATG AGCGCCCACATGACAGTCATAGAATCACTAATGTCTCTTTACGCGCGTGAAGTTGTTACATTGGaccgcgtggcggcggcggcgcagcgcTTCGGCGCCTACCAGCCGCCCGCGCCGGGGAGCGGCGTGCCTCATGAGGACGGGCTGGTGTGCTGGGTGAATGCTGCTGCGGGGAAACTTAATGAGGCTGAG CCGGACCCGTCGTCCCACGTGCCGATGGTGAAGAACTTACAAGACATGTGCGACGGTACAGCTCTAGCTGCCCTCATCTCCTTCTACTGCCCCGACGCGTTGCCACGCTCGCAG GTGCGAGTGGGCCGCATGGTGTCCATCCAGGACTGCCTGCACAACCTGATGCTGGTGCACCGCTTCTGCAGCGAGTACCTGCCGCACAACATCTTCCACATGCTGCCTGAGGACGTCACGTATATGAGAGG GTCGATGCGTCAAAATTTAATAGCCATGCTAGCGGATCTCTTCAACATGCTGGAAGTGCATCCAGTCAAATGTGTCAAAAACCCTACAGCCG AGGCGGGCGAGTGCAACGAGCACGGGGTGCGCCGCTCGCGCcgcctgccgccgccgccgccgctcggcATCCCCGACCTGCGCCCCGGGGCCGACCTGGGCGAGCCCTTTGCAG TGGCCCGGCCCGGGtccggcgcggcgcggcgcgggcgctcCGCCTGCTCCACGCCCGAGCGCCGCAGCTGCAGCCCGCAGCGCGAGCATTTCGTGGTACATCGAGGGAGGGGGGTCACTACCCTGGCGACGGTGGCAAGGCTGGAGGACGCAG ATCCAAACCTAACCGCAGCCGGCCGCCCCTCAAACTACGGCGAGGTGCGCGAGGTGCCCACGGGGCGGCGCTCCCGGCGCTCCTCCATCTCGGACGACTCGCAGCTCACGGTGGAGAACTTCGGCGGCTCGCAGGAGCGCCTGCACTTCGCCGGCCGCCACCCCGCCAAGGAGCTCGCTACCGTGGGGCCGCAGAGGAAGATTAGCGCTCCTGCTG GTCCAGTGGCGGTGGACTACAACCCGCCGCTGCGCTCGTCCCGACAAGATATTCGCGGCTCCATACAGTTCTTCCACGGAGACTTCCAGAACGGCAGTAGTCACGACGACAAACCAGCACGACAGAACCCACAGACTAACGATACGGAACCCTACTACCCTATCAAGAGACAACTCAGTAGCGACGCGATCACGCTCAAACAGAATTACAGCAGTTTTAGTAGCAAAGGCGGTGGAGATGGGTTTTTCCTTAATAATCGGGATAGCACGGACGGGGATGCTAGCAAGATGAGCTTCGCCGATGTTAACAGAGGCAGGAGTAATGGTGATCAAG GTCACCAGCAGTCGGAGGTGCCGGGTCGGAAAGCCCTGCAGTTTTCCCCCGCGcacgccgcgccccccgccgccgccgtcaccACGTGGCAGCAGCAGTACATGCAGCAAGAGTTGCAGCCGA ACGGTGACGACGCTCTCAGCTCAGACGACACGTCAGCGGGCGGAGCAATGGCCGCCCAACTGAACAACATTCGACTGAAGCTAGAAGAGAAACGCAGACGGATAGAGCAGGACAAACATAGGATGGAGCTGGCTGTGAACAGACAGAGACAGCAACTGGGCCAACAGGCCTTCCTGCAAGCCGTCACGAGG GGGAAAGGAGGGAAGGAGCGAGCGGACGAGGGCGCAGAGGTTAAGGACGAGCCGCCCAGGACGCAG GACATCCCAGATCATCAGTCGCAAGCAGAGAGTGCAGCGTTAGAACAGTACCATCAGTCTATTGCCAA AATGAACTCGAGTCTGCAAGACATCCAGTCGGACATCGCGCGGCTGGCGTCGCAGCAGTCGGCgctgcagcagcagcagcagacgcagctgcagcagcagcagcagaccgcgctgcagcagcagcagtCGCAGCTGCAACATCAGTTAGCTCAG TTACAACAGCAACAACAAGCGGCCAAGCAGCTGTtcacgccgccgcccgcctcgcCCTTCCAGCCGCCGCTCGCCTACCAACCCAACATTCCTCAGCTG CACAGCCAATTCAGCTCGCAGCACAACGTGTCGCGCCTGAACACGGCGTTCGGCTCCACGCCCCACATCCCCGACTACCAGCCCGACTACCGGCCCGACTACCAGCCCGACTACCGGGACGTGCAGTACGGAGGTCCGGGGCAGTTCTACCTTCATGAAGCGCAGCAGCAACAGCCGCAGAGAAGGACCTGGGCGCAGCATGCGCAGATTAATCAGGAGAATGCCGAGTTGAGGGGGTGGCAG CTCcaccaacaacaacaacaaacgcaacaacaacaacacaaCCAGCAGCAGCACCAGCAGTCGCTGGCTCATGCGCCGGAGCCGCCGCGCTGGGCCTCCCCCGACCACAACCAG GGCTTCGTCCTCCACGACAGAACCAACCAACCCTTCCAAGTGCACTACAACAACTCGGAGCGCTTCCAAAACGGTACAGACCAGAACCACCTGAGCTACACCGTCATCAACAACCAGCAATACTCTCAATCACCACCCAACGCCAGCCCCATACGCCGGGCGAAAACCCCCCAACGACAAGGCAGCCTACCCGAAGTCAGGAGACCAGAATCCGTCAGCCTACAACAGCTGCAAAAACCGCAAACGCAAGCCATCCAAGACGATATGGAACCCCAAAATATCTCCTTTATAGGCAACGCGGAGGACGACGCGCTAAGACAAGGCATAAATAGGTTAAATATCTCGTCTGGCACGAGAACGTATAGGATTCCGTCGCCGACTAGACCCTCGTTGAACAGGAATTCGTTCCAGCAGATGGAACAAGAGGAGGAGGATAAGGTTGAGAAAGGGTTCTATATTTCGTTCGATAATGAAGCGCCTAAACGGCCGAAGCCGCCGCTCAGGGCGAAACGGATGTCGCCGAAAAAGGAACGGAATCCGTCTGAGTATCAAATGGAG TTCCAGCCGCCCGAACGCCGCAGCCCCTCCCCCCAATGGGAGCCGCGTCTTCAGCACAAAGAGGAGATGTTCCCGGTGCACCGCGCCGGCGAGACCCGGGCCAACGACACCCGGGCCGGAGATAACCGGGTAGGGGACACCCGGGTAGGGGACAACCGAGACAGGATGGAGAGAGTGGAGCCGGCAGCGTTGGTGATTGGGGATAATCCTGATCCG AAGCCAAAAACTGCACAACAG AACTCGGCAGAAGAGATGGAACGCAAGAAG GAGCGCATCATGCTGTTGTCCCTGCAGCGCCGCCAGAGGGCGGAGGAGGCGCGCGCGCGGGCcgaggccgccgccgccgcccgccgcgcccgcgacGAACAG GTGGCGGAAGAGAAGGCAGCTCGTAAAGAGGAGCAGGCGCGGCGCCGCGAGCTCATCCTGCAGCAGTACAAGCTCAAGAAGGCCATCGAGGAGGCCGAGAGAGAG GGCAAGACGCTAGACAAGACCGAGTACATAGAGTCGATCCGCGCCGCCGGCGGCGTGGTCCCGCAGCAgtcagcgccatctagcggcgcACGCCTACGACACaagcccgccgccgcgcgcgcccgccccaAGACGATACACGTGGACAGTGGCGCCCTCCAAGCGGCTGAGGGCATGTTGGCCAGCAAACAGCCGTCGAGCACTAATCTTACTG CGGGCGGCACGATGCGGCGCGACTACTACCGCGGCTCGCAGGACAGCCTGGCGGAGCGCGCCGGCCTGTATCGAG ACTCCCCGGTAGAGGAGCGAGGCGCGACGTCGCCGGGGTCCGCCTCGTCCGCGCCGCTCGGCCGTCGCGGCTCCTGCAAGACCTCACGAG AGCGGGTAGAAGAGCCACCGGCCCGCAGTCGGTCGCGATACGGCACCTACCAGAATAACTTTAAGGCTGGCCGGAAGTCCAGTTCACTCATGAACCTGTGCG ACTCAGGCCTGGGCCGCGCCACGCCGCCGCGGCGCGCCGCGTCCCCCGGCGTGCGCACGCTCGCGTCGCCCGCGGGCTCCGGCCCAGGCTCCGGGCCTGGCTCGCTGCCCGGCGCCATCGGGAAGCGGAGGAACAACCACTCGGATGATAATAGTGACGCGAGCAGTCAACACTCGTCGATTATGGATTATTCTG GTCCGCGCCTCTACAAGCAGCCAGCGACAAAATCCAACCGCGGCATCATGCTGAACGCAGTCGAATACTGCGTGTTCCCCGGAGCCGTCAACGCGGAGGCCAAGCGACGAGTCTTAGAAGAGATCGCCAGATCCGAGAGCAAACACTTCCTAGTGTTGTTCAGGGATGCTGGGTGCCAGTTCCGCGCTCTCTACTCGTATTGTCCCGACTCCGAGCAGGTCACCAAGCTGTACGGGACGGGCCCCAAGCATGTCAATGACAGGATGTTCGATAAGTTCTTTAA GTACAACTCGGGTAGCAAATGTTTCTCGCAAGTGCACACGAAGCACCTGACGGTGACCATCGACGCGTTCACGATACACAACTCGCTGTGGCAGGGCAAGAAGGTGCAGCTTCCGAGCAAGAAGGACATGGCGCTCGTCATCTAG
- the LOC105380994 gene encoding patronin isoform X9 — MDRQGRSVGTMEASDTLDTKQSKQRASIKWLLSKAFNNRVPDNLQEPFYRDHEDQEHLKPPIVGGLANAELYCLALANMYSEPNYHSLNHWNILQTMARKGVTIVDPPDCPLTETQLIQNNPLRMSAHMTVIESLMSLYAREVVTLDRVAAAAQRFGAYQPPAPGSGVPHEDGLVCWVNAAAGKLNEAEPDPSSHVPMVKNLQDMCDGTALAALISFYCPDALPRSQVRVGRMVSIQDCLHNLMLVHRFCSEYLPHNIFHMLPEDVTYMRGSMRQNLIAMLADLFNMLEVHPVKCVKNPTAEAGECNEHGVRRSRRLPPPPPLGIPDLRPGADLGEPFAVARPGSGAARRGRSACSTPERRSCSPQREHFVVHRGRGVTTLATVARLEDADPNLTAAGRPSNYGEVREVPTGRRSRRSSISDDSQLTVENFGGSQERLHFAGRHPAKELATVGPQRKISAPAGPVAVDYNPPLRSSRQDIRGSIQFFHGDFQNGSSHDDKPARQNPQTNDTEPYYPIKRQLSSDAITLKQNYSSFSSKGGGDGFFLNNRDSTDGDASKMSFADVNRGRSNGDQGHQQSEVPGRKALQFSPAHAAPPAAAVTTWQQQYMQQELQPNGDDALSSDDTSAGGAMAAQLNNIRLKLEEKRRRIEQDKHRMELAVNRQRQQLGQQAFLQAVTRGKGGKERADEGAEVKDEPPRTQDIPDHQSQAESAALEQYHQSIAKMNSSLQDIQSDIARLASQQSALQQQQQTQLQQQQQTALQQQQSQLQHQLAQLQQQQQAAKQLFTPPPASPFQPPLAYQPNIPQLHSQFSSQHNVSRLNTAFGSTPHIPDYQPDYRPDYQPDYRDVQYGGPGQFYLHEAQQQQPQRRTWAQHAQINQENAELRGWQLHQQQQQTQQQQHNQQQHQQSLAHAPEPPRWASPDHNQGFVLHDRTNQPFQVHYNNSERFQNGTDQNHLSYTVINNQQYSQSPPNASPIRRAKTPQRQGSLPEVRRPESVSLQQLQKPQTQAIQDDMEPQNISFIGNAEDDALRQGINRLNISSGTRTYRIPSPTRPSLNRNSFQQMEQEEEDKVEKGFYISFDNEAPKRPKPPLRAKRMSPKKERNPSEYQMEFQPPERRSPSPQWEPRLQHKEEMFPVHRAGETRANDTRAGDNRVGDTRVGDNRDRMERVEPAALVIGDNPDPKPKTAQQNSAEEMERKKERIMLLSLQRRQRAEEARARAEAAAAARRARDEQVAEEKAARKEEQARRRELILQQYKLKKAIEEAEREGKTLDKTEYIESIRAAGGVVPQQSAPSSGARLRHKPAAARARPKTIHVDSGALQAAEGMLASKQPSSTNLTAGGTMRRDYYRGSQDSLAERAGLYRGLTMIWKHSPVEERGATSPGSASSAPLGRRGSCKTSRERVEEPPARSRSRYGTYQNNFKAGRKSSSLMNLCDSGLGRATPPRRAASPGVRTLASPAGSGPGSGPGSLPGAIGKRRNNHSDDNSDASSQHSSIMDYSGPRLYKQPATKSNRGIMLNAVEYCVFPGAVNAEAKRRVLEEIARSESKHFLVLFRDAGCQFRALYSYCPDSEQVTKLYGTGPKHVNDRMFDKFFKYNSGSKCFSQVHTKHLTVTIDAFTIHNSLWQGKKVQLPSKKDMALVI; from the exons TCGAAGCAGCGGGCGTCGATCAAGTGGCTGCTGTCGAAGGCGTTCAACAACAGGGTCCCGGACAACCTGCAGGAACCCTTCTACAGGGATCATGAG GACCAGGAGCACCTGAAACCTCCCATCGTGGGCGGGTTGGCCAACGCCGAGCTGTACTGCCTCGCGCTCGCCAACATGTACTCGGAGCCCAACTACCACAGCCTCAACCACTGGAACATCCTGCAGACCATGGCCAGGAAGGGGGTGACGATAGTGGACCCGCCCGACTGCCCGCTGACGGAGACGCAGCTGATACAGAATAACCCGCTGCGGATG AGCGCCCACATGACAGTCATAGAATCACTAATGTCTCTTTACGCGCGTGAAGTTGTTACATTGGaccgcgtggcggcggcggcgcagcgcTTCGGCGCCTACCAGCCGCCCGCGCCGGGGAGCGGCGTGCCTCATGAGGACGGGCTGGTGTGCTGGGTGAATGCTGCTGCGGGGAAACTTAATGAGGCTGAG CCGGACCCGTCGTCCCACGTGCCGATGGTGAAGAACTTACAAGACATGTGCGACGGTACAGCTCTAGCTGCCCTCATCTCCTTCTACTGCCCCGACGCGTTGCCACGCTCGCAG GTGCGAGTGGGCCGCATGGTGTCCATCCAGGACTGCCTGCACAACCTGATGCTGGTGCACCGCTTCTGCAGCGAGTACCTGCCGCACAACATCTTCCACATGCTGCCTGAGGACGTCACGTATATGAGAGG GTCGATGCGTCAAAATTTAATAGCCATGCTAGCGGATCTCTTCAACATGCTGGAAGTGCATCCAGTCAAATGTGTCAAAAACCCTACAGCCG AGGCGGGCGAGTGCAACGAGCACGGGGTGCGCCGCTCGCGCcgcctgccgccgccgccgccgctcggcATCCCCGACCTGCGCCCCGGGGCCGACCTGGGCGAGCCCTTTGCAG TGGCCCGGCCCGGGtccggcgcggcgcggcgcgggcgctcCGCCTGCTCCACGCCCGAGCGCCGCAGCTGCAGCCCGCAGCGCGAGCATTTCGTGGTACATCGAGGGAGGGGGGTCACTACCCTGGCGACGGTGGCAAGGCTGGAGGACGCAG ATCCAAACCTAACCGCAGCCGGCCGCCCCTCAAACTACGGCGAGGTGCGCGAGGTGCCCACGGGGCGGCGCTCCCGGCGCTCCTCCATCTCGGACGACTCGCAGCTCACGGTGGAGAACTTCGGCGGCTCGCAGGAGCGCCTGCACTTCGCCGGCCGCCACCCCGCCAAGGAGCTCGCTACCGTGGGGCCGCAGAGGAAGATTAGCGCTCCTGCTG GTCCAGTGGCGGTGGACTACAACCCGCCGCTGCGCTCGTCCCGACAAGATATTCGCGGCTCCATACAGTTCTTCCACGGAGACTTCCAGAACGGCAGTAGTCACGACGACAAACCAGCACGACAGAACCCACAGACTAACGATACGGAACCCTACTACCCTATCAAGAGACAACTCAGTAGCGACGCGATCACGCTCAAACAGAATTACAGCAGTTTTAGTAGCAAAGGCGGTGGAGATGGGTTTTTCCTTAATAATCGGGATAGCACGGACGGGGATGCTAGCAAGATGAGCTTCGCCGATGTTAACAGAGGCAGGAGTAATGGTGATCAAG GTCACCAGCAGTCGGAGGTGCCGGGTCGGAAAGCCCTGCAGTTTTCCCCCGCGcacgccgcgccccccgccgccgccgtcaccACGTGGCAGCAGCAGTACATGCAGCAAGAGTTGCAGCCGA ACGGTGACGACGCTCTCAGCTCAGACGACACGTCAGCGGGCGGAGCAATGGCCGCCCAACTGAACAACATTCGACTGAAGCTAGAAGAGAAACGCAGACGGATAGAGCAGGACAAACATAGGATGGAGCTGGCTGTGAACAGACAGAGACAGCAACTGGGCCAACAGGCCTTCCTGCAAGCCGTCACGAGG GGGAAAGGAGGGAAGGAGCGAGCGGACGAGGGCGCAGAGGTTAAGGACGAGCCGCCCAGGACGCAG GACATCCCAGATCATCAGTCGCAAGCAGAGAGTGCAGCGTTAGAACAGTACCATCAGTCTATTGCCAA AATGAACTCGAGTCTGCAAGACATCCAGTCGGACATCGCGCGGCTGGCGTCGCAGCAGTCGGCgctgcagcagcagcagcagacgcagctgcagcagcagcagcagaccgcgctgcagcagcagcagtCGCAGCTGCAACATCAGTTAGCTCAG TTACAACAGCAACAACAAGCGGCCAAGCAGCTGTtcacgccgccgcccgcctcgcCCTTCCAGCCGCCGCTCGCCTACCAACCCAACATTCCTCAGCTG CACAGCCAATTCAGCTCGCAGCACAACGTGTCGCGCCTGAACACGGCGTTCGGCTCCACGCCCCACATCCCCGACTACCAGCCCGACTACCGGCCCGACTACCAGCCCGACTACCGGGACGTGCAGTACGGAGGTCCGGGGCAGTTCTACCTTCATGAAGCGCAGCAGCAACAGCCGCAGAGAAGGACCTGGGCGCAGCATGCGCAGATTAATCAGGAGAATGCCGAGTTGAGGGGGTGGCAG CTCcaccaacaacaacaacaaacgcaacaacaacaacacaaCCAGCAGCAGCACCAGCAGTCGCTGGCTCATGCGCCGGAGCCGCCGCGCTGGGCCTCCCCCGACCACAACCAG GGCTTCGTCCTCCACGACAGAACCAACCAACCCTTCCAAGTGCACTACAACAACTCGGAGCGCTTCCAAAACGGTACAGACCAGAACCACCTGAGCTACACCGTCATCAACAACCAGCAATACTCTCAATCACCACCCAACGCCAGCCCCATACGCCGGGCGAAAACCCCCCAACGACAAGGCAGCCTACCCGAAGTCAGGAGACCAGAATCCGTCAGCCTACAACAGCTGCAAAAACCGCAAACGCAAGCCATCCAAGACGATATGGAACCCCAAAATATCTCCTTTATAGGCAACGCGGAGGACGACGCGCTAAGACAAGGCATAAATAGGTTAAATATCTCGTCTGGCACGAGAACGTATAGGATTCCGTCGCCGACTAGACCCTCGTTGAACAGGAATTCGTTCCAGCAGATGGAACAAGAGGAGGAGGATAAGGTTGAGAAAGGGTTCTATATTTCGTTCGATAATGAAGCGCCTAAACGGCCGAAGCCGCCGCTCAGGGCGAAACGGATGTCGCCGAAAAAGGAACGGAATCCGTCTGAGTATCAAATGGAG TTCCAGCCGCCCGAACGCCGCAGCCCCTCCCCCCAATGGGAGCCGCGTCTTCAGCACAAAGAGGAGATGTTCCCGGTGCACCGCGCCGGCGAGACCCGGGCCAACGACACCCGGGCCGGAGATAACCGGGTAGGGGACACCCGGGTAGGGGACAACCGAGACAGGATGGAGAGAGTGGAGCCGGCAGCGTTGGTGATTGGGGATAATCCTGATCCG AAGCCAAAAACTGCACAACAG AACTCGGCAGAAGAGATGGAACGCAAGAAGGAGCGCATCATGTTGTTGTCCCTGCAGCGCCGCCAGAGGGCCGAGGAGGCTCGCGCGCGGGCcgaggccgccgccgccgcccgccgcgcccgcgacGAACAG GTGGCGGAAGAGAAGGCAGCTCGTAAAGAGGAGCAGGCGCGGCGCCGCGAGCTCATCCTGCAGCAGTACAAGCTCAAGAAGGCCATCGAGGAGGCCGAGAGAGAG GGCAAGACGCTAGACAAGACCGAGTACATAGAGTCGATCCGCGCCGCCGGCGGCGTGGTCCCGCAGCAgtcagcgccatctagcggcgcACGCCTACGACACaagcccgccgccgcgcgcgcccgccccaAGACGATACACGTGGACAGTGGCGCCCTCCAAGCGGCTGAGGGCATGTTGGCCAGCAAACAGCCGTCGAGCACTAATCTTACTG CGGGCGGCACGATGCGGCGCGACTACTACCGCGGCTCGCAGGACAGCCTGGCGGAGCGCGCCGGCCTGTATCGAG GTCTTACCATGATATGGAAAC ACTCCCCGGTAGAGGAGCGAGGCGCGACGTCGCCGGGGTCCGCCTCGTCCGCGCCGCTCGGCCGTCGCGGCTCCTGCAAGACCTCACGAG AGCGGGTAGAAGAGCCACCGGCCCGCAGTCGGTCGCGATACGGCACCTACCAGAATAACTTTAAGGCTGGCCGGAAGTCCAGTTCACTCATGAACCTGTGCG ACTCAGGCCTGGGCCGCGCCACGCCGCCGCGGCGCGCCGCGTCCCCCGGCGTGCGCACGCTCGCGTCGCCCGCGGGCTCCGGCCCAGGCTCCGGGCCTGGCTCGCTGCCCGGCGCCATCGGGAAGCGGAGGAACAACCACTCGGATGATAATAGTGACGCGAGCAGTCAACACTCGTCGATTATGGATTATTCTG GTCCGCGCCTCTACAAGCAGCCAGCGACAAAATCCAACCGCGGCATCATGCTGAACGCAGTCGAATACTGCGTGTTCCCCGGAGCCGTCAACGCGGAGGCCAAGCGACGAGTCTTAGAAGAGATCGCCAGATCCGAGAGCAAACACTTCCTAGTGTTGTTCAGGGATGCTGGGTGCCAGTTCCGCGCTCTCTACTCGTATTGTCCCGACTCCGAGCAGGTCACCAAGCTGTACGGGACGGGCCCCAAGCATGTCAATGACAGGATGTTCGATAAGTTCTTTAA GTACAACTCGGGTAGCAAATGTTTCTCGCAAGTGCACACGAAGCACCTGACGGTGACCATCGACGCGTTCACGATACACAACTCGCTGTGGCAGGGCAAGAAGGTGCAGCTTCCGAGCAAGAAGGACATGGCGCTCGTCATCTAG